A genomic region of Cyprinus carpio isolate SPL01 chromosome B11, ASM1834038v1, whole genome shotgun sequence contains the following coding sequences:
- the LOC109069650 gene encoding prolargin-like has protein sequence MKAGLTYCSLLVLLLITDVCGQRRPKPKPVRPSTTRKPPAHKKPSPPAPKPEHEPQEPTDFPPPILGPPSEFPDCPRECFCPPSYPNALYCENRNLRKVPVIPFRTHYLYLQNNYIDQVTADPFKNCTELKWINLENNRIRLVEKQVFEKLPNLLYLYMERNQLKEVPSDLPSGLEQLRLSRNQISKIPPGAFSKMEHLALLDLHHNRIGDSSLGKNIFKDLKNLIQLNLAHNILRKMPANIPKSLFQLFLDKNNIEEIPQDYFKDFTHLAFVRLNHNHLSDKGLPKLVFNVSSMMDLHLSHNRLSTIPQFNSELEQLHLNHNDIESLNGTEICPSNSFNMHDEDGAPKLRYLRLDGNHLSPPIPSDVIMCFRHLYAIVM, from the exons ATGAAAGCTGGGCTTACATACTGCTCTCTTCTTGTCCTTCTTCTGATCACGGATGTCTGTGGCCAGCGAAGACCAAAACCAAAGCCTGTCCGTCCATCTACCACCAGGAAACCTCCTGCTCACAAGAAACCATCTCCTCCTGCCCCAAAACCTGAGCATGAACCCCAGGAACCCACAGACTTCCCCCCTCCGATCCTAGGCCCCCCCTCTGAATTCCCAGACTGCCCCAGAGAGTGTTTCTGCCCACCATCTTACCCAAATGCCCTGTACTGTGAAAACCGCAACCTCCGGAAGGTCCCGGTCATCCCGTTCCGCACCCACTACCTATACCTACAGAACAACTACATTGACCAAGTAACTGCAGACCCCTTCAAAAACTGCACTGAGCTTAAGTGGATAAATCTCGAAAATAACCGCATCCGTTTGGTGGAGAAGCAAGTGTTTGAGAAGCTTCCAAACCTCCTTTACCTTTATATGGAGAGGAACCAGCTAAAGGAGGTGCCTAGCGACTTGCCGTCCGGTCTGGAGCAGCTTAGACTCAGCCGCAACCAAATATCAAAGATCCCTCCAGGAGCATTCAGCAAGATGGAACATCTCGCACTTCTGGATCTGCATCACAACAGGATCGGCGACAGCAGCTTGGGCAAGAACATCTTCAAAGATCTGAAGAATTTGATTCAGCTCAACCTGGCACACAACATCCTCAGGAAGATGCCTGCGAATATACCGAAGAGCCTCTTCCAACTGTTCTTGGACAAAAATAACATCGAGGAGATTCCACAGGATTACTTTAAGGATTTCACACACCTGGCCTTTGTGAGACTTAACCACAACCATCTTAGTGACAAAGGTCTCCCAAAGTTGGTATTCAACGTGAGCTCGATGATGGATTTGCATTTGTCCCATAACAGGCTGAGCACTATTCCCCAGTTCAACTCTGAGCTGGAGCAACTTCACCTCAACCACAATGACATTGAGA GTTTAAACGGCACTGAGATCTGTCCTTCTAACTCTTTCAACATGCATGATGAGGACGGAGCACCCAAACTGAGATACCTGCGTCTGGATGGCAATCACTTGAGTCCTCCCATCCCCTCAGATGTCATCATGTGCTTCAGACACCTTTATGCTATAGTAATGTAA